In Clarias gariepinus isolate MV-2021 ecotype Netherlands chromosome 9, CGAR_prim_01v2, whole genome shotgun sequence, a single window of DNA contains:
- the ccdc92 gene encoding coiled-coil domain-containing protein 92 translates to MASEDVTLENQLHSAQKNLLFLQQDHANTLKGLHAEIRRLQQHCTDLTYELTCRSSDPNDDGEARCRELQRRCEELEEQLKAKEQENTELLRELEQKNAMISVLENTIREREKKYLDELKLKSHRLAVLSGELEQRAGTIAFLTAQLHATKKRLLEGGAAFRPSPPAEPRLDSPTHGAGKQPDTPRRRMRKSLSQPLHCEYTELYRAGAADGRRVVLREPTGAMPDPAPFLQARDTPINPDAQPALCQRPPVIPPIASTSSPAHSPVPPSPRQQRSPAHIGVAHRIHHPPAEVETLAVDQVSGEKVVRKPSGADRTV, encoded by the exons ATGGCCTCAGAGGACGTGACCTTGGAGAATCAGCTTCACAGTGCGCAGAAGAACCTGCTGTTCCTGCAGCAAGACCACGCGAACACTCTAAAGGGCCTGCATGCGGAAATACGCCGCCTGCAGCAGCACTGcactg atctgACATATGAGCTGACATGCCGAAGTTCTGACCCGAATG atgACGGCGAGGCACGGTGCAGAGAGCTTCAGCGGCGCTGCGAGGAGCTGGAGGAGCAGCTGAAAGCCAAAGAGCAGGAGAACACCGAGCTGCTGCGTGAGCTGGAGCAGAAGAACGCCATGATCTCGGTTCTGGAGAACACCATCCGCGAGCGCGAGAAGAAGTACCTGGACGAGCTGAAGCTCAAGAGCCACCGGCTGGCCGTGTTATCCGGCGAGCTGGAACAGAGGGCTGGCACCATCGCCTTCCTCACCGCGCAGCTCCACGCCACCAAGAAGCGCCTCCTGGAGGGCGGGGCCGCCTTCAGACCGTCCCCGCCCGCCGAGCCCCGCCTCGACTCACCCACCCACGGAGCCGGCAAGCAGCCGGACACGCCGCGCAGACGCATGCGCAAGAGCCTGTCGCAGCCGCTGCACTGCGAGTACACGGAGCTCTACAGGGCGGGCGCGGCCGACGGCCGGAGGGTCGTCCTCAGAGAGCCCACGGGGGCGATGCCCGACCCCGCACCGTTTCTCCAGGCCCGAGACACACCCATCAACCCCGACGCGCAGCCGGCGCTGTGCCAGCGACCCCCCGTAATCCCGCCCATCGCGTCCACATCGAGCCCCGCCCACAGCCCTGTACCGCCGAGCCCTAGGCAGCAACGAAGCCCCGCCCACATCGGAGTGGCACACAGGATTCATCACCCACCCGCAGAAGTGGAGACGCTCGCTGTGGATCAGGTTAGCGGAGAAAAGGTGGTGCGTAAACCATCGGGCGCTGACAGAactgtttaa
- the prnpa gene encoding prion protein a produces MLSQSVSVLTCALLLLTLCPDALSRRVGFGGMGGRWGGAGKAGGGWGGAGAHKGAGVGGGHHYKAPHVHSGSSSSSGSNAGKIAGAAAAGALGGMVIGHGLSSMSRPGYGYGHGWQGGYGGYGHGYTRYAGGHGNGHVADRGFRNETDMEYYIGAATGGHTSSSVLLFGSTVSFLMAYWVS; encoded by the coding sequence ATGCTCTCTCAGAGTGTCTCGGTCTTGACATGCGCGCTGCTCCTGCTGACGCTGTGTCCTGATGCCCTGTCTCGTCGTGTTGGATTTGGAGGCATGGGTGGGCGCTGGGGTGGCGCAGGGAAAGCCGGAGGGGGCTGGGGAGGCGCTGGAGCTCATAAAGGAGCTGGTGTTGGAGGCGGCCACCACTACAAAGCTCCGCACGTCCACAGTGGAAGTTCTTCCTCCTCGGGATCAAACGCTGGGAAGATAGCAGGAGCGGCGGCAGCTGGCGCTCTCGGAGGCATGGTGATCGGCCACGGGCTCAGCTCGATGTCTCGACCCGGATACGGTTACGGTCACGGGTGGCAGGGCGGGTATGGCGGTTATGGGCACGGCTACACGAGGTACGCCGGAGGACACGGGAACGGACACGTCGCAGACAGAGGGTTCAGGAACGAGACGGATATGGAGTACTACATCGGAGCGGCCACCGGGGGGCACACTTCCAGCAGCGTGCTGCTGTTCGGCAGCACCGTGTCGTTCTTAATGGCGTACTGGGTCTCGTAG